From Chryseobacterium sp. H1D6B, a single genomic window includes:
- a CDS encoding trypsin-like peptidase domain-containing protein: protein MKSTLKKLLPFAVVGVISGATTVGTIQYFGHTSNNGDQSYFSSSKNVSFAGMNTAAVGDDFVKAAKTTVPAVVTIKNYQNRTSSRASDQDLFDFFFGDPMGGGRGQQKQKQQAPDNMPSGLGSGVIISPDGYIISNNHVVAGANKLEVVLSNKKSYIATLVGSDPNTDISLLKIEEKGLPYLNFANSDNIEVGQWVLAVGNPLGLNSTVTAGIVSAKGRGIGILGGQGKATNPIESFIQTDAAINPGNSGGALVNVNGDLIGINSAIQSTNGYYQGYGFAIPANLARKIVEDIKKFGIVQRGFLGVSSLDLSDDQQVALYNRDKKTNLKTGSGIYVTNVADNSGAENAGLKAADIITKIDGTSITDFADLSMAVGSKRPGDKVQVTYSRNGKESTTTVTLKDQKGGTSTRTKADLSVTEKIGADFEPLSDAFKTNYGLTSGVIAKNVSEGSEMAKIGIVDNYIIVEINGKPVNSQKDVEKILDKYQGNVQVKFVDDYGRIYTKGFKMP, encoded by the coding sequence ATGAAGAGTACTTTAAAAAAACTATTACCATTTGCAGTAGTCGGGGTAATCTCAGGAGCTACTACCGTTGGCACAATACAATATTTCGGTCACACCTCAAACAATGGAGACCAGTCTTATTTTTCATCATCTAAAAACGTTTCTTTCGCAGGGATGAATACAGCAGCTGTAGGTGACGATTTTGTAAAGGCGGCCAAGACAACAGTTCCGGCTGTAGTCACTATTAAAAACTATCAAAACAGAACATCAAGCAGAGCCTCTGATCAGGATTTATTTGATTTCTTCTTCGGTGATCCCATGGGCGGCGGACGCGGGCAGCAGAAACAGAAACAGCAGGCTCCAGACAATATGCCTTCCGGGCTGGGATCTGGAGTGATTATTTCTCCGGACGGATATATTATCTCCAACAACCATGTGGTGGCAGGAGCTAATAAACTTGAAGTAGTTCTCAGCAATAAGAAATCTTACATTGCTACTTTAGTAGGAAGTGACCCCAATACAGATATCTCACTACTAAAAATCGAAGAAAAAGGGCTTCCTTATCTAAATTTTGCTAATTCTGATAATATAGAGGTAGGACAATGGGTTCTTGCTGTGGGAAATCCTCTTGGATTAAATTCTACGGTAACGGCAGGTATTGTTTCTGCTAAAGGAAGAGGAATCGGAATTTTAGGCGGACAAGGGAAAGCAACGAATCCTATTGAAAGTTTTATCCAGACTGATGCCGCTATTAATCCTGGAAATTCAGGAGGAGCTTTAGTAAATGTAAATGGAGATCTTATCGGAATAAACTCTGCAATACAATCTACTAACGGTTATTATCAAGGATATGGATTTGCTATTCCTGCTAATCTGGCCCGAAAAATAGTGGAAGACATCAAGAAATTCGGAATTGTACAAAGAGGATTCTTAGGAGTTTCTTCTTTAGATCTTTCTGATGACCAGCAGGTAGCATTATACAATAGAGATAAAAAAACGAATTTAAAAACAGGTTCAGGAATTTATGTAACGAATGTTGCTGATAACAGCGGTGCAGAAAATGCAGGTCTTAAAGCAGCTGATATTATTACAAAAATAGACGGAACTTCTATTACAGATTTCGCTGACCTTTCCATGGCGGTAGGAAGCAAACGTCCTGGTGACAAAGTACAAGTAACTTATTCAAGAAACGGAAAAGAAAGCACCACAACAGTGACTTTAAAAGACCAGAAAGGAGGAACTTCTACAAGAACGAAAGCTGATCTAAGTGTAACTGAAAAAATCGGAGCTGATTTTGAACCGTTAAGCGACGCCTTTAAAACAAATTATGGACTTACCAGCGGGGTAATTGCGAAAAATGTATCAGAAGGAAGCGAAATGGCCAAAATAGGTATCGTAGACAATTACATCATCGTAGAAATAAACGGCAAGCCTGTAAATTCACAAAAAGACGTTGAAAAGATCTTAGATAAATATCAAGGAAACGTACAAGTGAAATTCGTAGATGATTACGGAAGGATATATACAAAAGGATTCAAGATGCCTTAA
- a CDS encoding rhodanese-related sulfurtransferase produces MQLYNTLSAEERAQLIDEAGKERLTLSFYAYAKIEDPKKFRDELFIAWNALDALGRIYVAHEGINAQMSVPADQFEAFRNTLEVYDFMKGIRLNVAVEQDDHSFLKLTIKVRHKIVADGLNDDSFDVTNKGIHLKAQEFNNLLEDPNTIVVDFRNHYESEVGHFQGAITPDVENFRESLPIINEQLQDFKEDKNLLMYCTGGIRCEKASAYFKHQGFNNVFQLEGGIIEYTRQIKEEGIESKFIGKNFVFDHRLGERITDDIISQCHQCGKPCDNHTNCANDACHLLFIQCDECKAIMENCCSTECLEIIHLPLEEQLQLRKGLQVGNKVFRKGKSDALKFKNSGDLPVKPLGKAAGKNIRKKITVKKVLLGKAEHYYTKSKIAQFLIENKELSVGDKVLISGPTTGEQEITMTEIFVNGSPCETAKKGDQITFELPFRVRLSDKLYKILQASENA; encoded by the coding sequence ATGCAACTGTATAACACCTTAAGCGCAGAAGAAAGAGCTCAACTTATTGATGAAGCTGGTAAGGAACGTCTTACATTGTCTTTCTATGCGTATGCCAAAATTGAAGATCCCAAAAAATTTCGCGACGAATTATTTATAGCATGGAACGCACTTGATGCGCTCGGCCGTATTTATGTTGCCCATGAAGGAATTAATGCTCAGATGAGTGTTCCTGCAGATCAATTTGAGGCTTTTCGCAATACGCTGGAAGTTTACGATTTTATGAAAGGCATTCGTTTAAATGTAGCAGTGGAGCAAGACGACCATTCTTTTTTAAAATTGACTATAAAAGTTAGACATAAAATTGTAGCCGATGGTTTGAATGATGATTCTTTTGATGTTACCAATAAAGGAATCCACTTAAAAGCACAAGAATTCAATAATTTACTTGAAGATCCAAATACGATTGTGGTTGATTTTAGAAATCACTACGAAAGTGAAGTGGGCCATTTTCAAGGAGCTATTACCCCTGATGTAGAAAACTTCAGAGAAAGTTTACCCATTATCAACGAACAGTTACAAGATTTTAAAGAAGATAAAAACCTGTTAATGTATTGTACAGGCGGTATTCGTTGTGAAAAAGCCAGTGCTTACTTCAAACATCAAGGTTTTAACAACGTTTTTCAATTAGAAGGCGGTATTATTGAATATACACGCCAAATAAAAGAAGAAGGGATAGAAAGTAAATTCATTGGTAAAAACTTTGTATTTGACCACCGATTGGGAGAACGGATTACAGACGATATCATTTCACAGTGCCATCAATGCGGTAAGCCCTGCGACAATCATACCAATTGTGCTAATGATGCTTGTCATTTATTGTTTATTCAATGTGACGAATGCAAAGCCATTATGGAAAATTGCTGTTCTACAGAATGTTTAGAAATAATACATCTGCCTTTAGAAGAGCAGTTACAATTAAGAAAAGGATTACAGGTTGGAAATAAAGTTTTTAGAAAAGGAAAATCTGATGCTTTGAAATTTAAAAACTCAGGCGATTTACCAGTTAAACCTTTGGGGAAAGCTGCAGGTAAAAATATCCGTAAAAAAATAACGGTCAAAAAAGTACTGCTTGGTAAAGCAGAACATTATTATACGAAATCGAAAATTGCACAGTTCTTAATTGAAAACAAAGAACTTTCAGTAGGGGATAAAGTATTGATTTCAGGTCCTACAACGGGTGAGCAGGAAATTACCATGACTGAAATTTTTGTAAACGGAAGTCCTTGTGAAACAGCAAAAAAAGGAGATCAAATCACTTTTGAACTTCCTTTTAGAGTTCGTTTATCTGATAAATTATATAAAATTTTGCAGGCTTCTGAAAACGCATAA
- a CDS encoding 5-formyltetrahydrofolate cyclo-ligase produces the protein MQKACLEPCDEIICKNDLMMLKVALRKKYLQKRKTLSSDEVFLLSESIFKNFINYFNPVSGQKVHIFIPIEKFREIDTRIFIKYFLEQKIHVFVPKIAGKLISVEITENTQFETNKWDISEPVSNVDSGETYFDYVITPLVYCDNKGNRAGYGKGFYDSFFQSISSSAKKVGINYFNPDEDIDDIWGNDVPLDYLVTPTDVLSFFNGEE, from the coding sequence ATGCAGAAGGCGTGCTTAGAACCTTGTGATGAAATTATCTGTAAAAATGATTTAATGATGCTTAAAGTTGCACTTAGAAAAAAATATTTACAAAAAAGAAAAACCTTGTCTTCAGATGAGGTTTTCTTGTTATCTGAAAGCATTTTCAAAAATTTTATTAACTATTTTAATCCTGTATCAGGGCAGAAGGTTCATATTTTTATTCCGATTGAAAAGTTTAGAGAAATAGATACCAGGATATTTATTAAATACTTTTTAGAGCAGAAAATCCATGTTTTTGTTCCCAAAATTGCTGGAAAATTGATTTCTGTAGAAATAACTGAGAATACTCAATTTGAAACCAATAAATGGGATATTTCAGAGCCTGTATCCAATGTAGATTCTGGAGAAACTTATTTCGATTATGTAATTACTCCTTTGGTATATTGCGATAATAAAGGAAATAGAGCGGGATACGGCAAAGGCTTTTATGACAGTTTTTTTCAAAGTATATCTTCAAGTGCAAAAAAAGTTGGCATCAATTATTTTAATCCCGATGAAGATATCGATGACATCTGGGGAAATGATGTTCCCCTGGATTATTTGGTGACCCCTACTGATGTACTGTCTTTTTTCAATGGTGAAGAATAG